Proteins found in one Plasmodium malariae genome assembly, chromosome: 13 genomic segment:
- the PmUG01_13046300 gene encoding conserved Plasmodium protein, unknown function, with the protein MNVLKQIDECFMNYTKIYGNEEIDSYWDEGIVVNKYIKLGNNRKKNEAEKNEGGHNVEIKHVEAKEVVMNQVVKNEMGKSGARENCVHTKEGDQCSFAEEPSFVEESMNCNEKKGTKSNLNEKYCCTNELTSKKDSHGMNVKKKKENLFVCSDLVERCLCINTIENLEELKDATLVRWTCMVQQIISPESYLGIYKLRNKINGELILKSSKYKDYIDTDDNWEIIEDNGKKHIGEYYELNFEKCYREEDAKLNKEVEEGAINQKACENMQNAENKKTDVNINDNQKKEDYLKKDYAFQDYNDTYFYENDNNFKKYWKRYLFLGTNIPGSKSSWCKELYEYSSYHSNCENFLKNKNDFVKIENATNTENIANIECISNYNTCSNSSTDISSCLHSNNCSRNSSNYSGAHNINLLQEKYICSSEMCNLEEGINTHCKETKEIILNSSTQSREEEPEEGDFTCKRNKIRCILKIYDDNSQYNGTNEKDFLKLNDVIEVIGIYRKRQIKDYDDCKKNFNFYFYYDQNFLKYPCIHVFQYTKINYFNPINNCILFTNELSNILEKGPFKTVSELRKHLLIYISTSLFHDLLVSHYFFFYLCGSYIKNNKLKLGKISLNLFNISSNEGSDVSPTGLSAHPRTKETTDEPTDLKNDQNNQFSQTTTKEKIIEKELNEKLNNPERAKKVYCSQINESKLHAEEFKSEQNNSSFDSSRKLNKMNKMNEMYKMNEMNEMNEMYKMNKMNKMNKMNKMNKMNKMNKMIKSLVPLHRYIPLFLNKLSNEYLVSVMNHRNGELKKGKLQLANNTYVVFDECVLDAGKLNHISKKNFHCIERLVTSQEIPHIFNTDITFETQFNILILSKKKSMFSNYVDITIPIYHKKKMEKLNENKSNHYSSRDSYGKEKNNLSKENIGKNENDTKNIIRDNKNSEHVYNYEGHSNSTFSTEFINTYEDYKPSESELIQFRRYINYILLKNDSAKIHEDMTNYITDSFVALRQKSKDINQFVLNSWICMSRILAFSEGCNEINKDHWNYIMKLESERRLRLSHLSKIYI; encoded by the coding sequence atgaacGTATTAAAGCAAATTGACGAGTGTTTTATGAattacacaaaaatatatggcAATGAGGAAATTGACTCCTACTGGGATGAAGGTATTGTAGtcaataaatacataaaactTGGAAATAATCGAAAAAAGAATGAAGCAGAAAAGAACGAAGGGGGTCATAATGTAGAGATAAAGCACGTAGAGGCGAAAGAAGTAGTAATGAATCAAGTGGTGAAGAACGAAATGGGAAAAAGCGGAGCGCGGGAAAATTGCGTACACACGAAGGAGGGGGATCAGTGTAGTTTCGCTGAGGAACCTTCCTTTGTAGAAGAATCAATGAAttgtaatgaaaaaaagggtACCAAGTCAAATTTAAATGAGAAATATTGTTGTACGAATGAGTTAACTTCGAAAAAGGACTCGCATGGGAtgaatgttaaaaaaaaaaaggaaaatttatttgtttgtagCGACTTAGTAGAAAGATGTTTGTGTATAAATACCATTGAGAATTTAGAAGAACTAAAAGATGCCACTTTAGTTAGGTGGACCTGTATGGTTCAGCAAATTATTTCACCAGAAAGTTATTTaggaatttataaattaagaaataaaataaatggagAGCTTATATTAAAGAGctcaaaatataaagacTATATTGATACGGATGATAACTGGGAAATAATAGAAGATAATGGCAAAAAACATATAGGGGAATATTACgaattaaattttgaaaaatgttATAGAGAAGAAGATGCCAAATTGAATAAAGAAGTAGAAGAAGGAGCAATAAATCAGAAGGCATGCGAGAATATGCAGAATGCAGAGAACAAAAAGACAGAcgtaaatattaatgataatcaaaagaaagaagattatctaaaaaaagattatgcTTTCCAAGATTATAATGATAcctatttttatgaaaacgataataattttaaaaaatactgGAAGaggtatttatttttaggtACTAATATTCCAGGTAGTAAAAGCTCTTGGTGCAAAGAATTGTATGAGTATTCTTCGTATCATAGTAAttgtgaaaattttttaaaaaataaaaacgatttcgtaaaaattgaaaatgcTACAAATACTGAGAATATTGCGAATATTGAATGTATTTCTAATTATAATACCTGCTCAAATTCTTCTACTGATATTTCTAGTTGCCTGCACAGTAATAATTGTAGTCGCAATAGTAGTAATTACAGCGGTGCTCATAACATAAATCTGTTacaggaaaaatatatttgtagcAGTGAAATGTGCAATTTGGAAGAAGGCATAAATACACATTGTAAAGAAACTAAAGAAATTATCTTAAATAGTAGTACACAAAGTAGGGAGGAAGAACCAGAAGAAGGCGATTTTACGtgtaaaaggaataaaattaGATGTATTCTAAAAATATACGATGATAATAGCCAATACAACggaacaaatgaaaaagattTCTTAAAACTGAATGATGTAATTGAAGTGATCGGAATATACCGTAAACGTCAAATTAAGGATTATGATGATTGTAAAAAgaatttcaatttttatttttattatgaccAAAACTTTTTAAAGTATCCTTGTATTCACGTATTCCAATATACGAAGATTAACTATTTCAACCCGataaataattgtatattatttactaaTGAACTCTCAAATATTCTAGAAAAAGGTCCATTTAAAACCGTCAGTGAGCTAAGGAAACACCTGCTCATCTATATTTCCACTTCCTTATTTCATGATTTGTTGGTTTCTCAttactttttcttctatttatgtggtagttatataaaaaataataagttaAAGTTGGGGAAAATTAGTTTAAACCTTTTTAACATATCATCAAATGAGGGATCAGATGTATCGCCAACGGGATTATCAGCTCACCCTAGAACTAAGGAAACAACTGATGAACCAACTGATTTGAAAAATGATCAGAATAATCAATTTTCGCAAACTACTACAAAAGAGAAGATAATTGAGAAAGAACTAAATGAAAAACTTAATAATCCGGAACGTGCGAAAAAGGTGTATTGTTCCCAAATAAATGAAAGCAAATTACATGCAGAAGAATTTAAGAGCgaacaaaataattcttCTTTTGACAGCTCAAGAAAATtgaacaaaatgaacaaaatgaacGAAATGTACAAAATGAACGAAATGAACGAAATGAACGAAATGtacaaaatgaacaaaatgaacaaaatgaacaaaatgaacaaaatgaacaaaatgaacaaaatgaacaaaatgattAAAAGCTTAGTTCCCCTCCATAGATACATCCCCCTTTTTCTAAACAAACTAAGCAACGAATATTTAGTATCAGTCATGAATCATCGTAATGGTGagttaaaaaaaggaaaacttCAATTAGCAAATAATACTTATGTAGTATTTGATGAATGTGTGTTAGATGCTGGTAAGCTGAACCACATtagtaaaaagaattttcaCTGTATAGAAAGATTAGTCACGTCTCAAGAAATTCCTCATATATTTAACACAGATATTACTTTCGAAACTCAGtttaacatattaattttgtcAAAAAAGAAGTCCATGTTTTCAAATTACGTTGATATAACTATTCCTATAtatcacaaaaaaaagatggaaaaactaaatgaaaataaaagtaaccATTATTCTAGTAGGGACTCGTATGGAAaggaaaagaataatttaagcaaagaaaatattggaaaaaatgaaaatgatacaaaaaatataattagagataataaaaatagtgaaCATGTGTACAATTATGAAGGACACTCGAATAGCACCTTTTCAACTGAATTTATTAACACTTATGAGGATTACAAACCAAGTGAAAGTGAACTAATTCAATTTAGGagatacataaattatatattattaaaaaatgattctGCAAAAATTCATGAGGACATGACAAATTACATTACTGATTCTTTTGTTGCCCTTAGACAGAAAAGTAAAGACATAAACCAATTCGTTTTAAATTCTTGGATATGCATGTCTAGAATTTTAGCCTTTTCAGAGGGTTgcaatgaaataaataaagaccATTGGAATTACATAATGAAACTGGAAAGTGAAAGAAGATTAAGGCTCAGTCATTTAagcaaaatttatatttaa
- the PmUG01_13046400 gene encoding p1/s1 nuclease, putative, whose product MFCVRIMIRLVLLYGILFIKSIAGWSDEPHMIISQIAYDILTPHHQSILDRIFEKSYDDKLRSPIKGAVWPDAIKPIDPRRAPYQFSVRRNEILDIFNDWHYVKEPYNPTGIYLSPYDMYAHKGKNTASGITKHIYKTLVGVGRRNLTGTYYSYNFYLRFFIHVFGDIHQPLHTINFFNSHLTSGDKGGNLITVTFGKLVGNIHYLCDNVFNSRKKKWFNSTPQDIKKLADKLTTTYPRTLFPRQLRIPSDKVSYIDEIVSESHRLAIDYVYRQLPAPILTKCRQFPIPKHFITQLKKILNKQIAIAGYRLAEYLKDILDNVPSDL is encoded by the coding sequence ATGTTTTGTGTAAGAATCATGATTAGGTTAGTGTTGCTTTATggaatactttttattaaaagtataGCTGGCTGGTCAGATGAGCCTCACATGATAATAAGTCAAATTGCGTATGATATTTTAACTCCTCATCACCAGAGCATTCTTGATAGAATTTTTGAGAAAAGTTATGATGACAAATTGAGAAGTCCAATAAAGGGTGCAGTATGGCCAGATGCTATAAAACCAATAGATCCCAGAAGAGCTCCTTATCAATTCAGTGTTAGaagaaatgaaattttaGATATTTTTAACGACTGGCATTATGTTAAGGAGCCATATAATCCTACcggtatatatttaagtccTTATgatatgtatgcacataaaggaaaaaatactGCTTCTGGTATAACAAAACATATCTATAAAACTTTAGTAGGTGTTGGAAGAAGGAATCTCACAGGAacatattattcttataatttttatttaagatTTTTCATTCATGTATTTGGTGATATTCATCAACCATTACATACAATAAACTTCTTTAATTCACATCTAACAAGTGGTGATAAGGGAGGAAACCTTATCACTGTAACTTTTGGAAAACTTGTAggaaatatacattatttatgtGACAATGTTTTTAACtcaagaaaaaagaaatggtTTAATTCTACTCCACAAGATATAAAGAAGTTAGCAGATAAATTAACGACAACTTATCCACGTACTTTATTTCCAAGACAGTTAAGAATTCCAAGTGATAAAGTATCATACATAGATGAAATAGTAAGCGAATCGCACCGTTTAGCCATTGATTATGTTTATAGACAATTACCAGCCCCCATTTTAACTAAATGTAGGCAATTTCCAATCCCTAAACATTTTATAACCCAATTAAAAAAGATCTTGAACAAACAAATTGCTATAGCTGGTTATAGATTAGCAGAGTACTTAAAGGACATACTTGACAACGTTCCCAGTGATTTGTAA